From a region of the Streptomyces sp. NBC_00193 genome:
- the gyrB gene encoding DNA topoisomerase (ATP-hydrolyzing) subunit B: MLCQKGRFVADSGNPNDNQSTVGQNGEVTSSYDASAIQVLEGLDAVRKRPGMYIGSTGERGLHHLVYEVVDNSVDEALAGHADTIDVTILADGGVRVVDNGRGIPVGIVPSEGKPAVEVVLTVLHAGGKFGGGGYAVSGGLHGVGVSVVNALSTRVAVEVKTDGHRWTQDYKLGVPTAALLKNEETSETGTSVTFWADGDIFETTEYSFETLSRRFQEMAFLNKGLTLSLTDERESAKATMGADTAEETDDQQARTVKYHYEGGIVDFVKYLNARKGELIHPTVIDVEAEDKERMLSVEIAMQWNSQYTEGVYSFANTIHTHEGGTHEEGFRAAMTGLVNRYAREKKFLREKDDNLAGEDIREGLTAIISVKLGEPQFEGQTKTKLGNTEAKTFVQKVVHEHLNDWFDRNPNEAADIIRKSIQAATARVAARKARDLTRRKGLLESASLPGKLSDCQSNDPTQCEIFIVEGDSAGGSAKSGRNPMYQAILPIRGKILNVEKARIDKILQNTEVQALISAFGTGVHEDFDIEKLRYHKIILMADADVDGQHINTLLLTFLFRFMRPLVEAGHVYLSRPPLYKIKWGRDDFEYAYSDRERDALVELGKQNGKRIKEDSIQRFKGLGEMNAEELRITTMDVDHRVLGQVTLDDAAQADDLFSVLMGEDVEARRSFIQRNAKDVRFLDI; the protein is encoded by the coding sequence GTGCTGTGCCAGAAAGGGCGCTTCGTGGCCGATTCCGGCAACCCCAACGACAACCAGTCCACAGTCGGCCAGAACGGCGAGGTCACCTCCTCGTACGACGCCAGCGCCATCCAGGTCCTCGAGGGCCTGGACGCGGTCCGCAAGCGGCCCGGCATGTACATCGGCTCGACCGGTGAGCGCGGGCTCCACCACCTCGTCTACGAGGTCGTCGACAACTCGGTCGACGAGGCCCTGGCCGGGCACGCGGACACCATCGACGTGACGATCCTCGCCGACGGCGGCGTGCGCGTGGTCGACAACGGCCGCGGTATCCCGGTCGGCATCGTGCCGTCCGAGGGGAAGCCGGCCGTCGAGGTCGTGCTGACGGTCCTGCACGCGGGCGGCAAGTTCGGCGGCGGCGGCTACGCCGTCTCCGGCGGTCTGCACGGCGTCGGTGTCTCCGTCGTGAACGCCCTGTCGACCAGGGTCGCGGTCGAGGTCAAGACCGACGGCCACCGCTGGACCCAGGACTACAAGCTGGGTGTCCCGACGGCAGCCCTGCTGAAGAACGAGGAGACGTCCGAGACGGGCACCTCGGTCACCTTCTGGGCCGACGGCGACATCTTCGAGACCACCGAGTACTCCTTCGAGACGCTCTCGCGCCGCTTCCAGGAGATGGCCTTCCTCAACAAGGGCCTGACCCTCTCGCTGACGGACGAGCGCGAGTCGGCGAAGGCCACGATGGGCGCGGACACCGCCGAGGAGACCGACGACCAGCAGGCGCGCACGGTCAAGTACCACTACGAGGGCGGCATCGTCGACTTCGTGAAGTACCTGAACGCGCGCAAGGGCGAGCTGATCCACCCGACCGTCATCGACGTCGAGGCCGAGGACAAGGAGCGCATGCTCTCGGTCGAGATCGCGATGCAGTGGAACTCGCAGTACACCGAGGGCGTCTACTCCTTCGCGAACACGATCCACACGCACGAGGGCGGAACCCACGAAGAGGGCTTCCGCGCGGCGATGACCGGCCTGGTCAACCGCTACGCGCGCGAGAAGAAGTTCCTCCGCGAGAAGGACGACAACCTCGCCGGCGAGGACATCCGCGAGGGTCTGACGGCGATCATCTCGGTGAAGCTGGGCGAGCCGCAGTTCGAGGGCCAGACGAAGACCAAGCTGGGCAACACGGAGGCCAAGACCTTCGTGCAGAAGGTCGTGCACGAGCACCTCAACGACTGGTTCGACCGGAACCCGAACGAGGCCGCGGACATCATCCGCAAGTCGATCCAGGCGGCCACGGCGCGCGTCGCGGCCCGCAAGGCCCGTGACCTGACGCGCCGCAAGGGTCTGCTGGAGAGCGCCTCGCTGCCGGGCAAGCTGTCGGACTGCCAGTCCAACGACCCGACCCAGTGCGAGATCTTCATCGTCGAGGGCGACTCGGCCGGCGGCTCGGCCAAGTCCGGCCGCAACCCGATGTACCAGGCCATCCTGCCGATCCGCGGCAAGATCCTGAACGTCGAGAAGGCCCGCATCGACAAGATCCTCCAGAACACCGAGGTCCAGGCGCTGATCAGCGCCTTCGGCACGGGTGTGCACGAGGACTTCGACATCGAGAAGCTCCGCTATCACAAGATCATCCTGATGGCGGACGCCGACGTCGACGGCCAGCACATCAACACCCTGCTGCTGACCTTCCTGTTCCGCTTCATGCGGCCGCTGGTCGAGGCCGGGCACGTGTACCTGTCGCGTCCGCCGCTGTACAAGATCAAGTGGGGCCGCGACGACTTCGAGTACGCGTACTCGGACCGCGAGCGCGACGCCCTGGTCGAGCTCGGCAAGCAGAACGGCAAGCGGATCAAGGAAGACTCGATCCAGCGCTTCAAGGGTCTGGGCGAGATGAACGCCGAGGAACTGCGCATCACCACGATGGACGTGGACCACCGCGTGCTCGGCCAGGTCACCCTGGACGACGCCGCGCAGGCCGACGACCTGTTCTCGGTGCTGATGGGTGAGGACGTCGAAGCCCGGCGCTCCTTCATCCAGCGCAACGCCAAGGACGTTCGCTTCCTCGACATCTGA